Proteins encoded within one genomic window of Amorphoplanes friuliensis DSM 7358:
- a CDS encoding MarR family winged helix-turn-helix transcriptional regulator, which yields MPRDVTEIGLSVKRLQIRHHRTANERLAPLGLSLVQWDALRHLHENPEASLHDLAQLTFQTDQSFGTLATRMIDRGLIERRPGPGRAVRHRLTEKGDDLRQRGRAIVREVVAESFAPLSTTELQTFGDLLARVLHQP from the coding sequence ATGCCCAGAGACGTCACCGAGATCGGTCTGTCCGTCAAGCGGCTGCAGATCAGGCACCACCGCACCGCCAACGAACGGCTGGCGCCACTCGGCCTCTCGCTCGTGCAGTGGGACGCGCTGCGCCACCTGCACGAAAATCCGGAGGCGTCGCTGCACGATCTCGCGCAGCTCACGTTCCAGACCGACCAGTCGTTCGGCACGCTGGCCACGCGCATGATCGACCGCGGACTCATCGAGCGGCGGCCGGGACCGGGCCGGGCGGTGCGTCATCGGCTCACCGAGAAGGGCGACGACCTGCGTCAACGCGGGCGGGCGATCGTGCGGGAGGTCGTGGCCGAGTCGTTCGCGCCGCTCTCCACGACCGAGTTACAGACGTTCGGTGACCTGCTCGCCCGGGTATTGCACCAGCCGTGA